A part of Perognathus longimembris pacificus isolate PPM17 chromosome 16, ASM2315922v1, whole genome shotgun sequence genomic DNA contains:
- the Anxa3 gene encoding annexin A3 yields MASVWVGHRGTIRDYPGFSPSADAEGVRKAIRGIGTDEKTLISILTERSNAQRQLIAKEYEAAYEKELKDDLKGDLSGNFKHVMVALLTPPAVFDAKQLKKSMKGTGTDEDTLIEILTTRTSRQIKEISQAYYSVYKKSLGDDISSETSGDFRKALLTLADGRRDESHNVDEHLAKKDAQILYNAGENKWGTDEDKFTEILCLRSFPQLKLTFDEYRNISQKDIEDSIKGELSGHFEDLLLAIVRCARNTPAFLAERLYQSLKGAGTDEFILNRIMVSRSEIDLLDIRHEFKKHYGYSLYSAIKSDTSGDYEITLSKICGGDDE; encoded by the exons GTTGGGCACCGAGGAACCATTAGAGACTATCCAGGCTTTAGCCCCTCCGCGGATGCTGAAGGTGTTCGGAAAGCAATCAGAGGAATTG GAACGGATGAGAAAACACTCATCAGTATTCTGACCGAGCGGTCAAATGCACAGCGACAACTGATTGCCAAGGAATATGAAGCAGCATATGAGAAG GAGCTGAAAGATGACTTGAAGGGGGATCTCTCTGGCAACTTTAAGCATGTCATGGTGGCTCTCCTAACTCCACCAGCTGTGTTTGATGCGAAGCAGCTAAAGAAATCCATGAAG gGTACTGGAACAGATGAAGATACTTTGATTGAAATCTTAACTACCAGGACAAGCAGGCAAATAAAGGAGATCTCTCAAGCCTATTATTCAG TATATAAGAAGAGTCTTGGAGATGACATTAGTTCTGAGACATCTGGCGACTTCCGGAAAGCGCTGTTGACTTTGGCAGAT GGAAGAAGAGATGAAAGTCACAATGTGGATGAACATCTAGCCAAAAAAGATGCCCAG ATCCTCTATAATGCTGGCGAGAACAAATGGGGTACAGATGAAGATAAATTCACCGAGATCCTGTGTTTAAGGAGCTTTCCTCAACTAAAACTAA CATTTGATGAATACAGAAATATTAGCCAGAAGGACATTGAAGACAGCATCAAAGGAGAATTATCTGGGCATTTTGAAGACTTACTGCTGGCCATAG TTCGTTGTGCGAGGAACACGCCTGCCTTTTTAGCTGAAAGACTGTATCAGTCTTTGAAG GGTGCTGGAACTGATGAGTTTATTCTGAACCGAATAATGGTTTCCAGATCAGAAATTGACCTTCTAGACATTCGACATGAGTTCAAGAAGCATTATGGCTATTCCCTATATTCAGCAATCAAA TCAGATACTTCTGGAGACTATGAAATCACTCTCTCAAAGATCTGTGGAGGAGATGACGAGTGA